The Armatimonadota bacterium genome window below encodes:
- a CDS encoding M24 family metallopeptidase, whose amino-acid sequence VPARSWYEERGWVKYIVCPFAHTIGLHEAEGPFFGPHGEDEIRPGMTVCIDVSFFGHPEFNGARIETGYEITADGPVPLSPKMDRFLCDEIGR is encoded by the coding sequence GTTCCGGCGCGCTCCTGGTACGAGGAGCGCGGCTGGGTCAAGTACATCGTCTGCCCGTTCGCGCACACCATCGGCCTGCACGAAGCGGAGGGCCCTTTCTTCGGGCCGCACGGCGAGGACGAGATCAGGCCCGGGATGACGGTGTGCATTGACGTCAGCTTCTTCGGCCATCCCGAGTTCAACGGCGCGCGCATCGAGACCGGCTATGAGATCACCGCCGACGGCCCCGTCCCCCTGAGCCCGAAGATGGACAGGTTCTTGTGCGACGAGATCGGAAGGTAG